TCCCCCCCGGCGGGGTTCGGGGCAGCGCCCCGAGGTGTTGACGTTGACGTAGCGGGTCGAAGCCAAAAGGAGAAATGCCCAACGCCGAACCGCTTCCAAACCCTGTCCCCATCTTCGACCCGCCGGAGGGGGCCAGGGGAGGGACTCATCCTCCCCATCCTTTTGGGAGGTGCCCAATCCGCCTTGTTCGGGTTTTCATGAACAAGGGGCTCTTTTCTCTTGAGCAACCCCGGCTGTGTCTTTGTGGTGCGTTCAAGGAGGGGGAGGATGAGACCCTCCCCTGGCCCCCTCCGGCGGATCGAAGCGTTTTCCACGATCGTGCAAGGTGATCGGGTTGGTGCGCTCTCTTCTGGGCTTCGACCCGCAACGTCAACATCAACACCTCGGGGCGCTGCCCCGAACCCCGCCGGGGGGGATAATCCCCCCCGGACCCCCGTATGCTTGAGAAAATATGTTTCATGGCGCGCCATGTCTTTTCTGTCTGGCGGGTGGACCTGCGGCGGTGCCGACAGCCCTTTCCGTCGGTGGGTCGAGAAAGGTGCCCTTCTCCTTCGGTTGATTGCGCAGATAGTCACGAGTCAAACTCTCCCGCACTCTCTCCGGGTCGAGACCCAGCACCTCGGGCGCTTGCTGTTGGATCAACTGGCACAACCGGCGCAGGGCGATGCCGTGGCTGGTTCCGGCAGCGCGGTGCAAGGCTTCGGTCAGCATCCGGAACCGTTCGAAGGGCGATCCGGGAGGCGCGAGCAGCAGCGGTAGCGTAGTGGGGAAACGTCCCGAGTTGCCCAGCAGATCCCAGAAGCGGGCCAGACGCTTCAATCCCTGCACGGTGGCGAAATCGAGGCGGTCGTTAGCCAGCAGGTCGTAAGGGGGATCGGGGTTGAACACCATCCCGAAGGCTGTTTCCGAAGCGGTCAACGGGGTTCCGCGCAGGCGTTTCAGCAGGCCCAGTTGAATTTCGTGGGGGGCCAGGCGCCAGAGACGATCGAACCCCGCCGCGAAGCCGGTCGCATCCTCGCCCGGCAGACCGATGATCAGATCGACATGGAGATGCACCCCCGTCTTCCGCCGCAGCCAGAGCAGATTGGCCTCGGTGGCGGCCAGATCCTGTTTGCGGGCGATGCGTTCTTGAACCGTGGCATCGAAACTTTGCAACCCCACCTCGAATTGCAGGGTTCCCGGCGGAAAGGCCTCTACCGTTTCCCGCAGTCGGGCGGGGAAGTGGTCCGGAATCATCTCGAAATGGAGGAAGAGATCGGGATGATCGGCAAGTTGCCGCCGGAAGAAGTCGAGGATGGCCAGACTGTGTTCCAGGGAGAGGTTGAAGGTGCGGTCCACGAAGCGGAACTGCCGGGCGCCGCGGTCCATAAGCCGCGCCATGGCTTGCAAAAAGGCGGGCAGTGGAAAGGAGCGCACTTTGCGATCCAGGGCCGAGAGGCAGAAGGCGCAGGTGAAGGGGCAGCCCCGGGAGGATTCGACGTAAACATGCCGGTGGGCCAGGTCGGCATCGCTGTATTCGTCGTAGGGCAGCGCCAGGGTGGCGAGGTTGGCCTCTTGTGGTCCCAGCAGCCGTTCGGCGGGCGGGGTGTCGTGCAGAATGGCCCGGCAAAGGGCGGGGAAAAGGGTCTCTCCCTCGCCGCGCACGATGTAGTCGGCCTGATTCATCCAGGGTTGGCATTCGATTTCGTGACTTGCCTCGGGACCTCCGAGTATGATCCGCAGTTCCGGTTGCAGGCGCTTCAACAGGCGCACCAGCGAGGCGATGAGCGCCACGTTCCAGATATAGACCCCGAGGCCCAGAATGCGGGGTCGATGGGCCAGAATGCCTTCCGCCATGTCCCGTGGGGTCTGTTCGAGGTCGAACTCCAGCAGGGCGGTTTGTTCGCGCAGTTCGGCCATGTTGGCCAGCAGGCAGCGCAGGCCGAGGGAGGCATGGTGATAACGCGCATTGAGGGTGGTGAGCAGAATGGTGACCATGGCACATCATCTTGCCGCAAATGAGTCCGGGAGGCCAGGGTGATGCCGGGATGGCGCGAGGTGGACCTCGATTCGCCGCAGGATGCCCGTCTGCAGCCGTATCGCTTGCGTTGGCAGGGGGGACGGGAGCCGGAGGACGGGTTGTTCCTTTGCGAAGGGGATTTGACCGTGCAGCGGCTGTTGCACAGTGGTGTGGAGGTCCATTCCCTGCTGGTTACGGACAAACAGTTGCCGCGTTTGCCGGCGTGCGGGGAACGGGAGATTCCCCTGATGCGTTTGCCGCAGGAGTGGCTGCCGTTGTTGGCGGGGCGGGGCTACAAGAGTGGTTTGTACGGCTTGGGACGACGCCCCCGGATTCCGTTGCTTCGGGAGTGGTACCCTGCGGCGACGGGCATGACGCTGGTTTGTCTGCCCAAGATCACCACTCCCCGCAACGTGGGGGCTATTTTGCGCGTGGCGGCGGGTTTCGGGGTGACGGGGGTGATTTTGGGAGAGGCTTGTTCCGATCCGTTTCATCGCCTGGCGGTGCGGGCGGCCATGGGGGCGGGATTGAACCTGTCGTTGGCGCGTTCGGCCAACATGGCGGAGGATCTGGCCTGGCTGGCGGAAGGGGAGGGTTTTCGCTGTCTGGCGGCGGTGGTGCAGGGGACGACGCAGTCTCTTTATGAATTCCGTCGCGAGAGGGGGGATCGGGTGGCGTTGGTTTTGGGTAACGAGTACGAAGGGGTGGAGGAGGGCTGTTTGCGGCACTGTGCCGAGGGTGTGACCATTCCCATGGCGGAGGGGGTGGATTCCTTCAACGTGGCCACGGCGGCGGCGATTCTGCTTTATGAGCTGATGCGCCCCGCATCCGTTGACGTTTAATATTTTATCTTTTAAGTATCAAAAAAATGAAATGTTCTGTTCTTTGACTTTTATTATAAAACTTTTATTAAAATTATTCTAAAAAGTCAACAGATAGAATATTTTCTTTTTTTGATACTTTAAAGATTAAATATTGAAAGGCAAAACGGAAAGCGCATGACATGAGCCGTATAATCGATGAAGTCACCCAATGCGCCGCCTGGCTGGAAAATCACGGCGAAGATCTGCGGGAATGGCGCGTGGCGCGTTTTCCCGAT
This sequence is a window from Magnetococcales bacterium. Protein-coding genes within it:
- a CDS encoding DUF4080 domain-containing protein, whose protein sequence is MVTILLTTLNARYHHASLGLRCLLANMAELREQTALLEFDLEQTPRDMAEGILAHRPRILGLGVYIWNVALIASLVRLLKRLQPELRIILGGPEASHEIECQPWMNQADYIVRGEGETLFPALCRAILHDTPPAERLLGPQEANLATLALPYDEYSDADLAHRHVYVESSRGCPFTCAFCLSALDRKVRSFPLPAFLQAMARLMDRGARQFRFVDRTFNLSLEHSLAILDFFRRQLADHPDLFLHFEMIPDHFPARLRETVEAFPPGTLQFEVGLQSFDATVQERIARKQDLAATEANLLWLRRKTGVHLHVDLIIGLPGEDATGFAAGFDRLWRLAPHEIQLGLLKRLRGTPLTASETAFGMVFNPDPPYDLLANDRLDFATVQGLKRLARFWDLLGNSGRFPTTLPLLLAPPGSPFERFRMLTEALHRAAGTSHGIALRRLCQLIQQQAPEVLGLDPERVRESLTRDYLRNQPKEKGTFLDPPTERAVGTAAGPPARQKRHGAP
- a CDS encoding RNA methyltransferase — translated: MPGWREVDLDSPQDARLQPYRLRWQGGREPEDGLFLCEGDLTVQRLLHSGVEVHSLLVTDKQLPRLPACGEREIPLMRLPQEWLPLLAGRGYKSGLYGLGRRPRIPLLREWYPAATGMTLVCLPKITTPRNVGAILRVAAGFGVTGVILGEACSDPFHRLAVRAAMGAGLNLSLARSANMAEDLAWLAEGEGFRCLAAVVQGTTQSLYEFRRERGDRVALVLGNEYEGVEEGCLRHCAEGVTIPMAEGVDSFNVATAAAILLYELMRPASVDV